The following coding sequences lie in one Chelmon rostratus isolate fCheRos1 chromosome 2, fCheRos1.pri, whole genome shotgun sequence genomic window:
- the rhebl1 gene encoding ras homolog, mTORC1 binding like 1, translating into MPQPKHRKIAVIGYRSVGKSSLTIQFVEGQFVDSYDPTIENTFNKLVSVNSQDFNLQLVDTAGQDEYSIFHQSHSMDIHGYVLVYSVTSLKSFEVVQVLHDKLLDMVGKIQVPTVLVGNKKDLHMERVIKPEEGKKLADSWGAAFMESSAKENETAVEVFKRIILEMEKADGNAPPEEKKCAMM; encoded by the exons ATGCCTCAACCAAAACATCGAAAGATTGCCGTTATAGGTTACAGGTCTGTAG GAAAGTCATCTCTTACAATACAGTTTGTGGAAGGACAGTTTGTTGACTCCTATGACCCCACGATTGAAAACA CCTTTAACAAATTGGTCAGCGTGAATAGTCAAGACTTCAATCTTCAGCTGGTTGATACAGCTGGACAA GATGAGTACTCAATTTTTCACCAATCCCACTCAATGGACATCCATGGGTATGTCCTTGTCTATTCAGTGACTTCCCTGAAAAG ttttgaagtTGTGCAGGTTCTACATGACAAGCTGCTTGACATGGTTGGGAAGATTCA gGTCCCAACTGTTCTTGTAGGGAACAAAAAAGATCTCCACATGGAAAG GGTTATCAAGCcagaagaaggaaagaaactTGCTGATTCCTGGGGTGCTGCATTCATGGAGTCCTCAGCCAAGGAGAATGAG ACTGCTGTGGAGGTTTTCAAGCGTATCATTTTGGAGATGGAGAAAGCTGATGGAAATGCACCCCCAGAGGAGAAGAAGTGCGCGATGATGTAA
- the prkag1 gene encoding 5'-AMP-activated protein kinase subunit gamma-1 gives MECIPVTIDDLEGKKDSVPEDPEHNVYTRFMKSHRCYDLVPTSSKLVVFDTSLQVKKAFFALVSNGVRAAPLWDSKKQCFVGMLTITDFINILHRYYKSPLVQIYELEEHKIETWREVYLQDSFKPLVSISPNASLYDAVSSLLKNKIHRLPVIDPLTGNTLYILTHKRILKFLKLFISEMPKPSFLKQTIEELKIGTFQNIAVVRADTPLYTALGIFVEQRVSALPVVDDKGRVVDIYSKFDVINLAAEKTYNNLDVTVTKALQHRSQYFEGVLTCNRHETLEAIINRLVEAEVHRLVVVDEQEVVKGIVSLSDILQALVLTDGEEGTA, from the exons ATGGAGTGT ATTCCAGTGACAATTGATGATCTTGAGGGTAAAAAGGACTCAGTCCCAGAAG ACCCAGAACACAATGTGTACACCCGGTTTATGAAGTCTCACCGGTGTTATGACCTCGTACCTACCAGCTCCAAGTTGGTTGTGTTTGATACTTCACTTCAG GTGAAGAAGGCATTTTTTGCTCTCGTTTCTAATGGGGTAAGAGCAGCACCTCTGTGGGACAGTAAGAAGCAATGCTTTGTTG GTATGTTAACCATCACAGACTTCATTAACATCCTTCATCGCTACTACAAATCCCCATTG GTTCAGATATATGAATTGGAAGAACACAAAATTGAAACATGGAGAG AGGTGTACCTTCAAGACTCTTTCAAACCCTTGGTGAGCATATCTCCCAATGCaag CTTGTATGATGCAGTATCATCTCTGCTGAAGAACAAGATCCACCGACTGCCTGTAATCGACCCCCTTACAGGGAACACACTCTatattctcacacacaaaagGATTCTGAAGTTCCTGAAGCTTTTT ATATCTGAGATGCCCAAACCCTCGTTCTTGAAACAAACTATAGAGGAACTGAAGATTGGAACATTTCAGAACATAGCAGTGGTCCGTGCAGACACACCGCTGTACACGGCGCTGGGTATTTTTGTTGAGCAGCGAGTGTCAGCACTCCCAGTAGTAGATGACAAAG GTCGAGTGGTGGATATATACTCAAAATTTGATGTTATA AACCTAGCAGCAGAGAAGACGTACAACAACCTGGATGTGACGGTGACCAAAGCCCTGCAGCACCGCTCTCAGTACTTTGAAGGAGTGCTGACCTGCAACAGGCACGAGACCCTGGAGGCCATCATCAACCGGCTGGTGGAGGCCGAG GTGCACAGGCTGGTCGTGGTGGATGAGCAGGAGGTGGTGAAGGGAATTGTCTCCCTTTCAGATATTCTCCAGGCTCTAGTGCTTACTGATGGAGAAGAGG GCACAGCTTGA
- the LOC121614925 gene encoding activin receptor type-1B-like yields the protein MANLQIPLAVVVVQVVLYRTCGALWCNCTTAQCEKTSSQCETDGACMASTSFIDGQEQHVRTCITRDKLVPPGQPFYCRSAEGLLNIHCCYTDYCNSIDLQVPSVTTQSGLGGGYGPGGTWGLVELVAVIAGPLFLLCLLLLMGVFLYQYHQRAYSHRQRLEVEDPSCDHLYLAKDRTLQDLIYDLSTSGSGSGLPLFVQRTVARTIVLQEIIGKGRFGEVWRGRWRGGDVAVKIFSSREERSWFREAEIYQTIMLRHENILGFIAADNKDNGTWTQLWLVSDYHEHGSLFDYLNRYSVTTEGMIKLALSAASGLAHLHMEILGTQGKPGIAHRDLKSKNILVKKNCTCAIADLGLAVRHDSATDTIDIAPNQRVGTKRYMAPEVLDETINMRHFDSFKCADIYALGLVYWEIARRCNSGGIHEEYQLPYYDLVPSDPSIEEMRKLVCDQKLRPNIPNWWQSYEALRVMGKIMRECWYANGAARLTALRIKKTLSQLSIQEDIKV from the exons ATGGCTAACCTACAGATTCCGTTAGCCGTCGTGGTTGTTCAGGTCGTCTTGTACAGAACCTGCGGGG CTCTGTGGTGTAACTGCACTACTGCCCAGTGTGAGAAGACTAGCTCCCAGTGTGAGACTGATGGAGCCTGCATGGCCTCCACTTCCTTCATTGATGGCCAAGAGCAGCACGTACGTACATGCATCACACGGGACAAACTTGTGCCCCCAGGACAACCGTTCTATTGCCGCAGTGCAGAGGGCCTGCTCAACATCCACTGCTGCTACACTGACTACTGCAACAGCATTGACCTCCAAGTACCCTCAG TCACGACTCAGTCAGGACTCGGGGGAGGCTATGGCCCGGGTGGGACATGGGGACTGGTGGAACTAGTCGCTGTGATTGCAGGGCCGCTGTTCctgctgtgtctgcttctgCTGATGGGTGTGTTCCTGTATCAGTACCACCAGAGGGCCTATAGCCACAGGCAAAGGCTAGAGGTGGAGGACCCCTCTTGTGACCACCTCTACCTGGCCAAAGACAGGACCCTGCAGGACCTCATATACGATCTGTCCACGTCTGGTTCAGGCTCCG GTCTGCCTCTGTTTGTCCAGCGGACTGTGGCCAGAACAATCGTCCTCCAGGAGATTATTGGTAAAGGGCGTTTCGGGGAGGTGTGGCGAGGACGTTGGAGGGGCGGTGACGTGGCGGTGAAGATCTTCTCATCCAGAGAGGAGCGCTCCTGGTTCCGTGAAGCTGAAATCTATCAAACTATCATGCTCCGCCATGAAAACATCCTGGGCTTTATAGCTGCTGACAACAAAG ACAATGGCACATGGACCCAGCTGTGGCTGGTGTCAGACTACCATGAGCACGGCTCTCTGTTTGACTACCTGAACCGCTACTCTGTCACCACTGAAGGAATGATCAAACTAGCACTGTCAGCTGCCAGCGGCCTTGCACATCTGCACATGGAGATTCTAGGAACACAAG GAAAACCAGGCATCGCCCACAGAGACCTGAAGTCCAAGAACATCCTCGTGAAGAAGAACTGCACCTGTGCCATCGCTGACCTGGGCCTGGCTGTCCGTCACGACTCTGCCACAGACACCATCGACATCGCGCCCAATCAGAGGGTGGGCACCAAGAG GTACATGGCTCCAGAGGTTCTGGATGAGACTATCAACATGAGACACTTTGACTCATTCAAATGTGCTGATATCTATGCTTTGGGGCTGGTCTACTGGGAGATCGCACGCCGCTGTAATAGTGGAG GTATCCATGAAGAGTACCAGCTGCCCTACTATGACCTGGTACCTTCTGACCCTTCCATAGAGGAGATGAGAAAGCTTGTGTGTGACCAAAAGCTACGACCCAACATCCCAAATTGGTGGCAGAGCTATGAG GCCTTGCGGGTTATGGGCAAAATCATGAGGGAGTGTTGGTATGCTAATGGTGCTGCCCGCTTGACCGCCCTGCGCATTAAAAAGACCCTGTCCCAGCTCAGCATTCAAGAGGACATTAAAGTCTGA
- the ankrd33ab gene encoding photoreceptor ankyrin repeat protein — MATAAEDPHLGSGPDEDDVSLSGSESDSDSILSDDSVLPDHMPGITNGNTATTLYQACARNELVSLRKVLERGVTKEEVMELDINGWNGLMVACCKGFLDIVYGLHNCPFIDINHQDNEGNTALMIASQAGHVSTVMYLLNYFPGIETEIKDCRGFTALIKAAMTGRSDVVATLVMAGADLHAIDSSRGKCAREWALKTGRYETLQRLRRLNLRPKAEQFCESYVPEWPELNERVAKALAQKSAREKITQRIKNTFGFRFPRDPEDNGCLDHMVRMTTSIHSPLISTGCRPLCPTSPPEVGKRRLAVPELVKRHPDKELEESSVCHSNGSVSHIIPTIQSTESIGTTCCAETERRGSMLSLASTKVASTFLPRSMARRNSVFPSGCIPKINISRPTESTPKKEKKKKKKKENGFLEPPKWKYKEIREEKKKEKKKAEQEKTAKEKKEKRKEKENKKAKT; from the exons ATGGCCACTGCAGCGGAGGACCCCCACCTGGGCTCAGGCCCTGATGAGGATGACGTGTCTCTGTCGGGGAGCGAGTCCGATTCAGACAGCATCCTGTCGGATGACTCGGTGCTTCCAGATCACATGCCGGGGATAACAAACGGAAATACGGCAACAACGCTGTATCAAGCATGCGCCCGTAATGAACTTGTCTCTCTTCGGAAAGTTCTGGAGAGAGGGGTCACAAAAGAGGAGGTCATGGAGCTGGACATCAATGGCTGG AATGGCTTGATGGTGGCTTGCTGCAAAGGTTTCCTAGACATTGTGTATGGGCTTCACAACTGTCCCTTCATAGACATAAATCACCAGGACAATGAAGGCAACACTGCTCTGATGATTGCATCCCAAGCAG GTCACGTCAGCACAGTCATGTACCTCCTAAACTACTTTCCTGGTATAGAAACAGAGATAAAGGATTGTCGAGGTTTCACAGCCCTCATCAAAGCAGCTATGACCGGCCGCAGTGACGTCGTGGCTACACTTGTTATGGCTG GGGCTGACTTACATGCAATAGACTCCTCAAGAGGAAAATGTGCTCGGGAATGGGCACTGAAAACAGGCCGCTATGAGACCCTGCAGCGTCTCCGCCGCCTTAATCTGCGGCCAAAAGCTGAGCAGTTCTGTGAGAGTTATGTCCCTGAGTGGCCTGAGCTCAACGAGAGGGTAGCCAAGGCCTTGGCACAGAAATCTGCTCGGGAAAAAATTACCCAGCGGATCAAAAACACGTTCGGATTCAGATTTCCTCGGGACCCAGAAGACAATGGGTGCTTAGATCACATGGTGCGCATGACCACCAGCATCCACAGCCCCCTAATTTCAACAGGATGCCGTCCACTCTGCCCTACGAGCCCTCCTGAGGTGGGGAAGAGGCGCCTGGCTGTGCCAGAGCTGGTGAAGAGACACCCAGACAAGGAGTTAGAAGAGAGCTCAGTGTGCCACAGCAACGGCTCAGTATCACACATCATTCCCACAATCCAGTCCACAGAGTCCATCGGTACAACCTGCTGTGCCGAGACTGAGCGGCGAGGCAGCATGCTCTCACTGGCTTCCACCAAAGTTGCTTCCACATTTCTTCCTCGCAGTATGGCGAGAAGGAACAGCGTGTTCCCCTCTGGCTGCATCCCCAAGATCAACATCAGCAGGCCTACAGAGTCTACGCcgaagaaagagaagaagaagaagaagaagaaggaaaatgGCTTCCTGGAACCACCCAAGTGGAAGTACAAGGAGAtcagggaggagaagaagaaggagaagaagaaagctgAGCAAGAAAAGACAGcgaaggagaaaaaggagaaaagaaaagaaaaagagaacaagAAGGCCAAAACCTAA